The Juglans regia cultivar Chandler chromosome 2, Walnut 2.0, whole genome shotgun sequence genome includes a window with the following:
- the LOC109014491 gene encoding serine/arginine-rich splicing factor SR45a-like isoform X3, producing the protein MSYSREARSASPRDSISPVRHRRSRSRSRSISRSRRSRSRSHSGDVANPGNNLYVTGLSTRVTTSDVEKYFGREGKVLECHLVTDPRTRESRGFGFITMETNEDAERCIKYLNRSVFEGRLITVEKAKRKRGRTPTPGRYQGLRDNRRGYGRRRSPSFSPRRWQDKDSYSKNRRGRSRSPYSRTDDYDSHRRRRERSWSAGPSGYTR; encoded by the exons ATGTCATACTCAAGGGAAGCAAG GTCTGCCTCGCCACGGGACTCTATTTCACCTGTCAGACATCGTCGATCAAGGTCAAGATCAAGATCAATTTCAAGGTCGAGGAGAAGTCGGTCCAG GAGTCACTCTGGAGATGTAGCCAATCCTGGGAATAACTTATATGTAACAGGATTGTCCACAAGGGTTACTACCAGTGatgttgaaaagtattttgGCAGGGAAGGAAAG GTTTTGGAGTGCCATCTGGTTACAGATCCTCGCACTAGAGAGTCCCGTGGTTTTGGGTTTATCACTATGGAAACAAATGAAGATGCAGAACGCTGTATCAAGTATTTGAATCGATCGGTCTTTGAAGGTCGATTGATAACTGTGGAAAAG GCAAAAAGGAAACGTGGCAGAACACCGACACCGGGAAGGTATCAAGGTTTAAGAGACAATAGACGAG GGTATGGTCGTAGAAGGTCTCCAAGCTTTTCACCTCGCCGGTGGCAAGACAAAGATTCCTATTCAAAGAACCGGCGAGGAAGATCACGCTCTCCATATAGTAGGACGGATGATTATGACTCGCACAGGAGGCGCAGGGAACGGTCCTGGTCGGCTGGACCTAGTGGCTACACTAGATAG
- the LOC109014491 gene encoding serine/arginine-rich splicing factor SR45a-like isoform X1, translating to MSYSREARSASPRDSISPVRHRRSRSRSRSISRSRRSRSRSHSGDVANPGNNLYVTGLSTRVTTSDVEKYFGREGKVLECHLVTDPRTRESRGFGFITMETNEDAERCIKYLNRSVFEGRLITVEKGVVCPSFLPSLAKRKRGRTPTPGRYQGLRDNRRGYGRRRSPSFSPRRWQDKDSYSKNRRGRSRSPYSRTDDYDSHRRRRERSWSAGPSGYTR from the exons ATGTCATACTCAAGGGAAGCAAG GTCTGCCTCGCCACGGGACTCTATTTCACCTGTCAGACATCGTCGATCAAGGTCAAGATCAAGATCAATTTCAAGGTCGAGGAGAAGTCGGTCCAG GAGTCACTCTGGAGATGTAGCCAATCCTGGGAATAACTTATATGTAACAGGATTGTCCACAAGGGTTACTACCAGTGatgttgaaaagtattttgGCAGGGAAGGAAAG GTTTTGGAGTGCCATCTGGTTACAGATCCTCGCACTAGAGAGTCCCGTGGTTTTGGGTTTATCACTATGGAAACAAATGAAGATGCAGAACGCTGTATCAAGTATTTGAATCGATCGGTCTTTGAAGGTCGATTGATAACTGTGGAAAAG GGGGTTGTATGCCCGTCTTTCCTTCCTTCATTA GCAAAAAGGAAACGTGGCAGAACACCGACACCGGGAAGGTATCAAGGTTTAAGAGACAATAGACGAG GGTATGGTCGTAGAAGGTCTCCAAGCTTTTCACCTCGCCGGTGGCAAGACAAAGATTCCTATTCAAAGAACCGGCGAGGAAGATCACGCTCTCCATATAGTAGGACGGATGATTATGACTCGCACAGGAGGCGCAGGGAACGGTCCTGGTCGGCTGGACCTAGTGGCTACACTAGATAG
- the LOC109014491 gene encoding serine/arginine-rich splicing factor SR45a-like isoform X2 — protein MSYSREARSASPRDSISPVRHRRSRSRSRSISRSRRSRSRSHSGDVANPGNNLYVTGLSTRVTTSDVEKYFGREGKVLECHLVTDPRTRESRGFGFITMETNEDAERCIKYLNRSVFEGRLITVEKGAKRKRGRTPTPGRYQGLRDNRRGYGRRRSPSFSPRRWQDKDSYSKNRRGRSRSPYSRTDDYDSHRRRRERSWSAGPSGYTR, from the exons ATGTCATACTCAAGGGAAGCAAG GTCTGCCTCGCCACGGGACTCTATTTCACCTGTCAGACATCGTCGATCAAGGTCAAGATCAAGATCAATTTCAAGGTCGAGGAGAAGTCGGTCCAG GAGTCACTCTGGAGATGTAGCCAATCCTGGGAATAACTTATATGTAACAGGATTGTCCACAAGGGTTACTACCAGTGatgttgaaaagtattttgGCAGGGAAGGAAAG GTTTTGGAGTGCCATCTGGTTACAGATCCTCGCACTAGAGAGTCCCGTGGTTTTGGGTTTATCACTATGGAAACAAATGAAGATGCAGAACGCTGTATCAAGTATTTGAATCGATCGGTCTTTGAAGGTCGATTGATAACTGTGGAAAAG GGG GCAAAAAGGAAACGTGGCAGAACACCGACACCGGGAAGGTATCAAGGTTTAAGAGACAATAGACGAG GGTATGGTCGTAGAAGGTCTCCAAGCTTTTCACCTCGCCGGTGGCAAGACAAAGATTCCTATTCAAAGAACCGGCGAGGAAGATCACGCTCTCCATATAGTAGGACGGATGATTATGACTCGCACAGGAGGCGCAGGGAACGGTCCTGGTCGGCTGGACCTAGTGGCTACACTAGATAG